The genomic window tatatttttttgttcttctttatggaaattattttacttattttaagtatattttaggcaaatttatttatggaaattatttattttacttttttaaataaactttgTATCTCTTATTTTCTCCAATCATATGTTATGTCTTATAGGCCCATTTTCCTTGCCATTTTTTCACCCCCTTCATCATCAACATGAATTCTCATTACCTCTTTATCATATAAGATTATAAATCCATTTCGGATAGTAAACATGACTAGCACTAACTGAAGTCAACGAATGCGATTaattcaatgaaattcttttttactaattgaatcaatcaaatttttattttaccaaTTCAAACAAATATGTAGTTGCTACTTCTTTATATAGCTGAAGATATATcatactatttttaaaaaaagtatatattatactGGTTGCTTTTTCACCGAAGTGGGACTCGTTCCGAGTAAACCAAAAATTTGCTTCAATAATTTAACGTTTGacatttcaatttctttttttaaaatattgctTTTTAACGTAAATGGAATTCTGATATCACTTTGTTGAAAAATTCAAAGACATTGTATActtttatacaaattaaatcttaaaacattaactattaaatatataaattgccaacaaaaaaaaaaaccattaaatatatataactatTCACACTTAAATAAAACCCAACAATCTTTCCCAGACCTCAAGTGAGTTCCTGCATCCTAGAGTTTGATCCAATATTATGATTCACTTTTTGCTTCCCACCAAGTTGAACACTCTGATAATTGCACTGTTGAACtagcaattttgacatttctgcTAGTTTATCTAAGATTTATAGACAAATATTTACTTTCTTTATTAGACAAAATTAATTTCTCAATAATTTCCTCCTCCTAAATGACATAAGAGCTTatggatggcaatgggtagggtatgggtagggtactatagtacctaTCCTCATACCcgcagtttaaaaaaatatctgtactcatccccatacccgcgtgggtaacaacctttgtaTACGTgctcataccctatgggtacttAGGTACTCATACCCGTTctcgttacccgcatttttacgaaaaataaatcgatcaattataaaacATCATATCATTtcaatagaattaaaaaaaatcaaagattttaatatcgacaaatgaaaattataaacaaaatcattactAACTTATGCTAAAATTCATATCTATattgacatattcacattgtgtttgcattatcttataaataaacaatgtttattaaaaatgtataagAATTTAatagagttttattttttaaaattgatatacatatattattatataataatataaataaaataaataaataaatattatgtgggtatgagTCGGGGTGAGTACTAAGGTACctgtacccgcacccatacccgttcatttttatgggtaattactcatactcgtgcccgtacccaaaatgcgagTTTTTATCCTACCCATCATAGGTATTTTTTGTGGGTACCCATTGGGGatgagtcaaattgtcatccctataaGAGGTTACGTTATATTTGCAATATGTATATGGTGCCATAAGTCCCAATAATTAATCTACCCCTTTTCTATCaaaatcatcatatcatatagtATTAAAATTGATCCCAATACTTTGACTAAATGTTAGCTTCCATCATGATATACTGCCATAACCTTGATAACATGatgtaaaataaaacaaaataaaataaaatgtgatgACTTTGTTTTATAAGAATGCTTCCCAAATATGTATTTAATTGGTGAGTTTTGCCACATGCTATAGATCGGAAAACCAAAAAATGGCATCCTGCGCCTCTGCTACACTAACCCTTGCGGTGGtattaataatactaatattcCTATACAACAATGTCTATGGTGATGGTGATGAACAACAACTACAACTACaacgacaacaacaacaacaatcatgTTCTACAAAGTGCGGTGTCCATAACATCAGCTACCCTTTCCGGTTAGAAGACAGTCCCAAAATGTGTGGCGACGAAAGGTACATCCTATCATGTGAGGATAATGACCAATTGATTTTGTATTATGAAtcaaaattaccaaaaaaagtAAGGAGTATTTGGGGTTCcaagaaaacaaacaagaatGTAAGGAGAAAAAAAGCTCTCAAATATTATGTACAATCAATCAATTACAACAACTTCACTATACGGCTATTGGATTTCAATCTTGTTTCTAGTTCTAGAAATAATTCTATCCCTCCTTATAAGTATTCTTTAGGACTCTATAAATTCAGTTCTTTCTCCGCCTTACCCTACCTTTTCTATCAATACAAAAACGACTCGTTCAAGAATATATTGATGAGGTCTATGTTATATGTGAGTTGTCCGAATCGGGTGGATTCTTATCAATATAGGTATGGTGCTAATTGTATAAATAGTACGTTATATTCACTGTTCGGGAATTCTTTCTATGTTGATAGCGACAACAAATCTCTATCGGAATTGAGGCTGGGAGACGGGTGTCATATAGAGTTTATGTATCTCACATCTTGGCCTCTGGAAGTTGGTCATGGTGGTCGCGGCAGCAACAATAACATGTCTTGTAAGGACATCCGCAATATGATGTTTTACGGATTTGAACTTTCTTGGATCAATGGCCTTTGTAAATATGGTTGGTATGTAAAGTTCCACGACAATAACCAGAGTAAATGTGTACCTTCAGGTAATTTTCTCTGATCAGCTTCACCTTTAAAGTTCCATGACAATAATTAGAGAAATTTCTCAAAGTTTaagtgttatttatttattaattaatttggtaaaaaaaaagtcttttttattaaaaaatttgaaatccgCTTGTTTGACTATGAGACTATACTAAACTTGTTTGTTAACCATATTTTGTGTATGTTCTTGCAGGGAATTATGTGCCTTTCAGTTTCAAAAGTACCTCGATTGGCTTAGGTAAGGCCTTGCATTCTCTTTAGTCAAATGCAAGACATGATGCTAAACCATATTTTGTGtgtgttattttattttctttatctcATTTACGTTTCTCTATAGGTGCGATGGGGTTTTTGTTCAGcattattaaatttattcttgGAGTGCCATGTATCATTATAATATTAATCTACAAATGCCGACGCAAACATTTATCTATGTATTATGGCATTGAAGATTTTCTACGTAGTAGTGACAATCGCATCATGCCTCTAAGGTACTcttataaagaaattaaaaagatAACACAACaattcaagacaaaattaggcaATGGAGGTTATGGATCTGTTTTTAAAGGACAACTTCGAAGTGGTCGACTTGTAGCAGTCAAATTATTGGACAAAGGCAAGTCCAACGGTCAGGACTTTATCAATGAAGTTGCTACTATTGGTAGGATTCACCATGTTAACGTGGTACAACTTATTGGTTTTTGTGTTGAGGGGTCAGAACGTGCTCTTATATATGAATTCATGTCAAACGGGTCACTCGAAAAATACATATATTCTAATATTGAAGTGAGATATTCATTGAGTTGCGAAAAATTGCATACCATTTCTCTTGGAGTGGCTCGAGGCATTGAGTACTTGCATAATGGATGTAGTATGAAAATTCTACACTTTGATATAAAGCCTCATAACATTCTTCTTGATGAGAATTTCAATCCAAAAGTTTCCGATTTCGGGTTAGCTAGACTTTGTCCTACGGATAACAGTATTGTGTCATTAACTGCAGTAAGAGGAACCATTGGATATATGGCCCCGGAACTATTCTACAGAAATGTCGGAACAATATCTTACAAAGCTGATATCTATAGTTTTGGGATGTTGTTAATGGAGATGGCAAGTAGAAGGAAGAATTTGAAGGCATTAGCTGAGCAATCCAGCCaaatttattttcctttttgggTTTATGATCAGTTACAAGATGGAAGGGAAATAACAATTGAGAATGATACAAATCAAGAAACAAAATTGGCAAAGAAAATGATGATTGTAGCTTTGTGGTGTATACAGACAAAACCCGACGATCGTCCACCAATGGATAAAGTGTTGGAGAtgcttgaagaaaaaaatggagatTTGGAAATGCCTAATAAGCCTTACCTTTATGCACAAGATCAAACAGCTGAGGATGCTATTGATGATGATAGTACTAGCAGTTCATGGTCTTCCAATGTACATTAACTAATTTCAAGGTATCATCGAGTTGTATCTACCTTTGTGGTTCCAAGCAAGCCAATGTGTATGTAGTTATAGATATAAAATCAACATAGTGTTAACTTGTAAATCTTATTAATGTTGATTAAAGTATTAGAATGTTGGTTGAGCtttgtttaataatatattgaattagTAGCTTATGAGTCTAACAAGCTATGAAAAGAAGAACTAACATTTCATCATACCCCTGCCTGTACATTTTCTGAAGATTGTTCTCCTTGGGTTGAAGGCTGTAGCATTGACATTGAGgctttgtattttcttttttgtcacCTCTCAGTCCATTGTTAGTTGAATGTCTTAACCATTCTAACAAACACACTAGTTAGTTTCTTAAACCTCAGGTAATCTAAATAACAGCTAACTAATCACATGACTAGTTGTAAGTACTTTAACTGACTTGTTCCACAAGCAATAGAAACTAATAAACATGAGGTTGTAACACAGCTAGACTGTGAGTTACTCATGGACAAGCTCAAACAATGCATCTATTTAGTATTTACACGTAAAAAACCAGATtgtcataaaacataagttttaattaaggtgaaattttatcAAACCAGATAGTATCAGTCTTATCTTTTCAATGCCACAAAACATGCATCAATTATATTATAAGAGCCTTAGTTGTGGCATAATTAATGAACAAGGATCAAAATGCATAAAAATCCAAGAATTAACCAACATCTATATAATAAACTATGGATGAGATGAGAAGGTCATCCACCTTACTATTTGCCGAATGTCGTATTAACACAGATTTAGCAATGGCAAGTCATCTAACTCTTGAATTACATCTAAATCTTGGGTTAGTTGTCTAGTAGTTGCAGTTGCACCATTTCTCCTAGGCTGTCTAGATTGAGAAGCAAAAGGATTGGGAGGTATTGGAGTTTTGTCTACATCTCCTTCCAACATCTGAACCACCATTTGCATTGATGGTCTATCCATAGCATGCCACTGAATGCACCAAAGTCCCACAATGCCCATTTTTCTTGCAATTTCTTCATCCCCTTCATTATCAACATGAATTCTCATTTCCTCTTGATCATCTATAAGATTATAAATCCATTCTGGATAGTAAACATGACTAGAGTTTTCCTCTAAGTCCTCTGTGATTTTCCTCCCTCCTATTGTTTCAAGCAACATCATTCCATAACTATAAACATCTGATTTGTAAGACACGTTTCCAAAGTTCCTTGAAAACACTTCGGGAGCAATGTATCCCAAAGTTCCTTTAGCTGTGGTCATTGACACCATGCTCCGATCCCTTGCACATAATTTAGCTAGACCAAAGTCAGATATTTTTGGAATAAAATTATGGTCAAGTAACACATTTTGTGGTTTGATATCGAAATGGAGGATGCGTTGATCACAACCTTGATGAAGATACTCAATTCCTTTAGCTATATCTAAAGCAATTTCGTGCAATTTTTTCCAACCAAGGaagtttttcttgttttctggTGAATTTATGAACTTCTGCAGCGAACCATTTggtaaaaattcataaattagaGCTCTTTTAAAGCCATCTGCACAAAAACCGATCAATCGAACAATATTAACATGGTGGATTCTACCCATTGTACCAACTTCATTGAGAAAGTCTTGCCCATTTCCTTCAGAAACATTGAGTATCTTCACGGCAACACTGAATTCTTTTGAAATGCATCCTTTATATACATTTCCATATGCTCCTTCTCCTAACTTGTCTCCAAAGTTATTTTTGATTCGCTTAATTTCTACATAAGAGTATCACGTAGGCTTAAGAGCTTTATAGTCTTCTAAAAAATTTTCTATGATTGCTTGTTTTGCTTTCTTCAGTACGTAAGAGTCATAAATATGATAAACTGCACTAACCAATAAGACAAAAAAGTTTTTAGAAGACTATAAAGCATAAACTTGGTTCGTTGTTTTTTGTCTTATTGGTTAGTGCAGTTTATCATATTTAGACAAAATCTTGCGAGGTTGAGGTACTTAGACATCGAACAAAATACGAGTCCATCTCATGTCTAACTGAAAGTGAACAATTGAAAAAGTAATACTCAACAAGTTCATCAAAGTACTTGAAATGAGATTTTGAAAGATTGAGGTTATGGATATGTTTGTAAAGACAACTTTGTGGATCGGATAGTTGAATAGTTTGTTGTGTATAGTCAATGTTTTCGACATTAAGTTTCACTTTGTGAGGAAGTTCAATCATAGTTTGGTTTGATGAACAAATTAACTCAAATCCTGGATAGCCACCACACATAGGTGAAATTGGATTTTGGTTTTTGATTTGGAAAGGGAATTTTATAACTTGATTTCCACATGATATATCTTCTGGACAGTTAATTATCTTGG from Trifolium pratense cultivar HEN17-A07 linkage group LG1, ARS_RC_1.1, whole genome shotgun sequence includes these protein-coding regions:
- the LOC123887162 gene encoding rust resistance kinase Lr10-like, whose amino-acid sequence is MASCASATLTLAVVLIILIFLYNNVYGDGDEQQLQLQRQQQQQSCSTKCGVHNISYPFRLEDSPKMCGDERYILSCEDNDQLILYYESKLPKKVRSIWGSKKTNKNVRRKKALKYYVQSINYNNFTIRLLDFNLVSSSRNNSIPPYKYSLGLYKFSSFSALPYLFYQYKNDSFKNILMRSMLYVSCPNRVDSYQYRYGANCINSTLYSLFGNSFYVDSDNKSLSELRLGDGCHIEFMYLTSWPLEVGHGGRGSNNNMSCKDIRNMMFYGFELSWINGLCKYGWYVKFHDNNQSKCVPSGNYVPFSFKSTSIGLGAMGFLFSIIKFILGVPCIIIILIYKCRRKHLSMYYGIEDFLRSSDNRIMPLRYSYKEIKKITQQFKTKLGNGGYGSVFKGQLRSGRLVAVKLLDKGKSNGQDFINEVATIGRIHHVNVVQLIGFCVEGSERALIYEFMSNGSLEKYIYSNIEVRYSLSCEKLHTISLGVARGIEYLHNGCSMKILHFDIKPHNILLDENFNPKVSDFGLARLCPTDNSIVSLTAVRGTIGYMAPELFYRNVGTISYKADIYSFGMLLMEMASRRKNLKALAEQSSQIYFPFWVYDQLQDGREITIENDTNQETKLAKKMMIVALWCIQTKPDDRPPMDKVLEMLEEKNGDLEMPNKPYLYAQDQTAEDAIDDDSTSSSWSSNVH
- the LOC123887252 gene encoding rust resistance kinase Lr10-like, which codes for MGRIHHVNIVRLIGFCADGFKRALIYEFLPNGSLQKFINSPENKKNFLGWKKLHEIALDIAKGIEYLHQGCDQRILHFDIKPQNVLLDHNFIPKISDFGLAKLCARDRSMVSMTTAKGTLGYIAPEVFSRNFGNVSYKSDVYSYGMMLLETIGGRKITEDLEENSSHVYYPEWIYNLIDDQEEMRIHVDNEGDEEIARKMGIVGLWCIQWHAMDRPSMQMVVQMLEGDVDKTPIPPNPFASQSRQPRRNGATATTRQLTQDLDVIQELDDLPLLNLC